One genomic segment of Gammaproteobacteria bacterium includes these proteins:
- a CDS encoding ribose-phosphate pyrophosphokinase, producing the protein MSFDDLTVFTGNANPELAREVVAHLGIGLGRALVSTFSDGEVNVEIMEHVRASDVFVIQPICAPSSKHLMELLVMIDALKRSSAERVTAVMPYFGYARQDRRPRTARVAITAKLVADMIGVAGADRVVTMDLHADQIQGFFDVPVDNIYAAPVLNSELWRQQPENLLVVSPDVGGVVRARAMAKQLGAELAIIDKRRPRSNEAKVMHIIGSVDDHTCVLMDDMVDTASTLCEAASALKDAGAKQVKACCTHPVLSGQAVERITESELDEVVVTNSIPLNEEAAACDKIRQISISELLAESIRRIAEGDSVSSLFME; encoded by the coding sequence GTGTCTTTCGACGATCTCACCGTGTTTACGGGTAACGCTAATCCAGAGCTCGCTCGGGAGGTGGTCGCGCATCTGGGGATTGGGCTCGGACGCGCCTTGGTGAGCACGTTCAGCGATGGTGAAGTCAACGTTGAGATTATGGAGCACGTCCGGGCAAGTGACGTTTTTGTCATCCAGCCCATCTGTGCACCATCCAGCAAACACCTGATGGAACTACTGGTAATGATCGATGCGTTAAAGCGTTCCTCAGCAGAACGTGTGACCGCCGTAATGCCTTACTTCGGTTATGCGCGTCAGGACCGGCGTCCTCGGACGGCCCGGGTCGCGATCACAGCGAAACTGGTCGCTGACATGATCGGCGTAGCAGGTGCCGACCGGGTAGTCACCATGGATCTGCATGCTGATCAGATACAGGGATTCTTTGATGTGCCGGTAGACAATATTTATGCCGCACCGGTTCTGAACAGTGAATTGTGGCGACAGCAGCCAGAAAACCTGTTGGTTGTCTCTCCTGATGTCGGAGGTGTTGTTCGAGCACGGGCCATGGCTAAGCAGCTGGGTGCAGAACTGGCGATCATTGATAAGCGTCGTCCCAGGTCCAACGAGGCCAAAGTCATGCACATTATTGGGTCTGTGGACGACCATACCTGCGTGTTGATGGATGATATGGTCGACACCGCAAGCACGCTGTGTGAAGCCGCGTCCGCCCTGAAGGATGCGGGCGCGAAACAGGTGAAGGCCTGCTGCACCCACCCGGTGCTCTCAGGTCAGGCCGTAGAAAGGATTACTGAATCTGAACTGGACGAGGTGGTTGTAACCAACTCTATCCCTCTGAATGAGGAAGCTGCGGCCTGTGACAAGATTCGCCAGATCAGCATTTCCGAACTGCTTGCCGAATCGATTCGCCGAATCGCTGAGGGCGATTCCGTGAGTTCGCTTTTTATGGAATGA